The Coprobacillus cateniformis DNA window TGATGTCTATTCAACATGATGATGATTTTAATGAAGTGGAGTTTAAAGATTATATTCAAAATGTGATTATGAAAGAAGTAGTCAAAAAATATGATATGAACACCGATTATAAAGTTTATATCAATCCTACAGGACGCTTTGTCATTGGTGGTCCTCATGGAGATACTGGATTAACAGGAAGAAAGATTATTGTTGATACATATGGAGGTTCTGCTCGTCATGGTGGTGGAGCATTTTCTGGAAAGGATCCATCTAAAGTAGATAGAAGTGCAGCGTATATGGCAAGATATATGGCTAAAAATATTGTTGCTGCTGGATTATGTGATAAGGTTGAAATTCAATTGTCTTATGCTATTGGTGTTCAAGAACCAACCAGTGTATTTGTTGAAACATATGGAACTGAAAAGATTTCCAAAGATTGTATTTTGAAAGCGATTCAATCTGAATTTAATTTAACACCACAAGGGATTATTGAAACACTTCAATTGCTAAGGCCGATTTATTCTCATACGGCTGTTTATGGACACTTTGGAAGAGGTGATTTAAACTTACCTTGGGAGAATTTAGATAAAGTTGAAGATTTAAAAAAATATTTATAAGCTCCAGTCGGAGCTTTTTGACTTTTTTACATAATAGGAGTGTAATTTACCCAAAATTAATGTATAATATAAGTATCAAAGGAGGAATATTTATGAAAATCATTGTAAGAGGAAAAAACATTGAATTGACTGAAGGAATTGAATCTAAAATCAACAAAAAGTTAAACATGTTAGATAAATATTTTATCATGAGTGACAATGTTGAAGCAAAAGTCTTAATTAGAACTTATCCTTTAGGTCAAAAAATCGAAGTCACAATTCCAACTGAATATGTATTATTAAGAGCTGAAGTTGTTGATCAAGATCTTTACAATGCCATTGATTTAGTTATTGACAAATTAGAAGGACAAATTAGAAAGTACAAAACAAGATTGAGCAGAAAATCTAAAGATAATAAACTCGCATTCAACATTGCTTCTATTGTACCTTTAGAAGATCAGGAAGAAGATATTGTTGTAAAAACAAAAACAATTAGTCCAAAACCTATGGATATGGAAGAAGCTATTATGCAAATGGAATTAATTGGACATTCATTTTTTGTTTATAGAGACACTGAAACAAATTTAATTAGTGTTGCTTATAAACGCCATGATGGTGGATACGGATTGATTGAAACAGAATAAACAATAAAGACCCTCATTCAGGGTCTTTTCTTATGCAACAAAGGGGAATATCAGCATTTTTAATGTTTTCTTTAGTGAGATAGCTCCCTTGAAATATATTCTTTTCTTTCATGAGTTTATCAATATCATTTAATATTGTTACTTTTTTTATTGACCAAAGTGGTTCCACCAAGTCTTGTATAGGTGCGTCGCCAGTTAATCGTTCCACAACAATATGTTCAGGAATATAAGCAAGCTGTTCTACAACTAAGGATATATATTCATCTCTTGAGAGGAGGGGGAATGGTTTGCTTTCATATATATGATGAAGAATTGTGTTTTTGAGGATAAAGAGATTATGAATTTTGATACCTTGAATATCTAATTGTCCTACTGCTTTGGCAGTTTCTAACATCATTTTTCTGGTTTCATAAGGAAGCCCATTGATAATATGGACACAAACATCAATTTTTCGGTTACGCAAACGAGACAGCCCATCTAAAAAAGTTTGATAGTCGTGCCCACGATGAATAAATTGTCCTGTCTGATTATGAATTGTCTGTAAACCCAGTTCAATGTAAAGATCACATTTTTGAGATAACTCATAAAGATAATCACAGACATCTTCATTTAAGCAGTCAGGACGTGTAGCAATGGCCAAACCAACAACGTCTTTTTGTTGAAGAAAGGGCTCAAATGTTGCTTTAAGCTGTTTAACAGGTGCATAGGTGTTGCTGTTGGCTTGAAAATAAGCAATAAATTGACAGTCAGGCCATTTACGACGCATCATAGCAGAGACATTTTCAAATTGTTTCTGTAAAGAATCGTGAACATTACCAGCAAAATCACCAGAGCCACTGTCAGAACAAAAAATACACCCACCAAAGCCACGAGTTCCATCTCTGTTTGGACAGGTAAAACCTGCGTTTAAGGACACTTTTGCAATTTTTTGTTTGTATTTATTTTTTAAAAAATAGTTATATGTATGATAACGCTTGTTATCAAATGAGTAAGGAAAAGTATTCATTATAATCACCAAATGTGATTATA harbors:
- the hpf gene encoding ribosome hibernation-promoting factor, HPF/YfiA family, yielding MKIIVRGKNIELTEGIESKINKKLNMLDKYFIMSDNVEAKVLIRTYPLGQKIEVTIPTEYVLLRAEVVDQDLYNAIDLVIDKLEGQIRKYKTRLSRKSKDNKLAFNIASIVPLEDQEEDIVVKTKTISPKPMDMEEAIMQMELIGHSFFVYRDTETNLISVAYKRHDGGYGLIETE
- the metK gene encoding methionine adenosyltransferase, coding for MEKILFTSESVSEGHPDKVCDQISDAILDACLKEDPYSRVACECFTTTDLLVIGGEITTNAKVNYEEIARGVLRKIGYTSADLGIDCDNCRVEVVMDSQSSDIALGTNVEVGGAGDQGIMFGFACNETEGYMPLPVSIAHHLVRYATEKRHAGEFKWARPDMKSQVTVDYTDPMQPRIDTILMSIQHDDDFNEVEFKDYIQNVIMKEVVKKYDMNTDYKVYINPTGRFVIGGPHGDTGLTGRKIIVDTYGGSARHGGGAFSGKDPSKVDRSAAYMARYMAKNIVAAGLCDKVEIQLSYAIGVQEPTSVFVETYGTEKISKDCILKAIQSEFNLTPQGIIETLQLLRPIYSHTAVYGHFGRGDLNLPWENLDKVEDLKKYL
- a CDS encoding TIGR01212 family radical SAM protein (This family includes YhcC from E. coli K-12, an uncharacterized radical SAM protein.), which produces MIIMNTFPYSFDNKRYHTYNYFLKNKYKQKIAKVSLNAGFTCPNRDGTRGFGGCIFCSDSGSGDFAGNVHDSLQKQFENVSAMMRRKWPDCQFIAYFQANSNTYAPVKQLKATFEPFLQQKDVVGLAIATRPDCLNEDVCDYLYELSQKCDLYIELGLQTIHNQTGQFIHRGHDYQTFLDGLSRLRNRKIDVCVHIINGLPYETRKMMLETAKAVGQLDIQGIKIHNLFILKNTILHHIYESKPFPLLSRDEYISLVVEQLAYIPEHIVVERLTGDAPIQDLVEPLWSIKKVTILNDIDKLMKEKNIFQGSYLTKENIKNADIPLCCIRKDPE